A genomic stretch from Cellulomonas sp. KRMCY2 includes:
- the ribH gene encoding 6,7-dimethyl-8-ribityllumazine synthase — translation MSGAGAPSLQVDGRGLRITIVAASWHTQVMDGLLAGALRALAAAGVIDVRVVRVPGSFELPVAAARLARNGVDAVVALGVVIRGGTPHFDYVCSAATLGLTEVTVRTGVPVGFGLLTCDDEAQALDRAGLPGSREDKGAEAAEAAVATAVALREV, via the coding sequence ATGAGCGGTGCCGGAGCACCCAGCCTGCAGGTCGACGGCCGCGGGCTGCGCATCACGATCGTCGCGGCGAGCTGGCACACCCAGGTCATGGACGGTCTGCTCGCAGGAGCGCTGAGGGCCCTGGCCGCTGCCGGCGTGATCGACGTCCGGGTCGTCCGGGTTCCCGGGTCCTTCGAGCTGCCGGTCGCCGCGGCCCGGCTCGCACGCAACGGCGTGGACGCCGTCGTCGCGCTCGGCGTGGTCATCCGGGGCGGCACACCGCACTTCGACTACGTCTGCAGCGCAGCGACCCTCGGCCTGACCGAGGTGACGGTCCGCACCGGCGTCCCGGTCGGCTTCGGGCTGCTGACCTGCGACGACGAAGCGCAGGCCCTCGACCGGGCCGGACTGCCCGGATCGCGTGAGGACAAGGGTGCCGAGGCGGCCGAGGCGGCAGTGGCCACGGCCGTCGCCCTGCGCGAGGTCTAG